One genomic region from Leptospira montravelensis encodes:
- a CDS encoding SDR family NAD(P)-dependent oxidoreductase: MEKVLVLGATGGTGKALVQELIFRGIPTIAFGRNKKALETLAVELNHPKQLEFAYGDVFDWQSVRDAGKTADIILQASNVPYHEMAAKSLLLAESVMKAAEANGQKIVFVDGIYVYGPNPGYAVEETYIRKPNSKKGKIRIAMEDLIFSSSWKQSKALIVRLPDYYGPTSKNAYLNPTLESLAVGKPALFIGDTNVKREYIYLPDAAKMIVNVAAKDESFGRNWNLPGQTISAQEIQKIAQEITGKKTFLIPVGKWMLTIVGLFDSFLKEVVEMMYLTENPLVLSGAQYEKEIGNIPLTPFSTGIKETFASYINK, from the coding sequence ATGGAAAAAGTATTGGTTTTAGGAGCCACAGGGGGAACAGGAAAAGCACTGGTCCAGGAATTAATCTTTCGCGGCATTCCGACAATTGCCTTTGGGAGAAACAAAAAGGCATTGGAAACATTGGCAGTGGAATTGAACCATCCTAAGCAATTGGAGTTTGCTTATGGTGACGTATTCGATTGGCAATCGGTTCGTGATGCGGGAAAAACGGCGGATATTATTTTGCAAGCTTCCAATGTTCCCTATCATGAAATGGCAGCGAAGTCGTTATTACTTGCTGAATCAGTTATGAAAGCAGCAGAGGCAAATGGCCAAAAAATAGTTTTTGTGGATGGGATTTATGTATATGGACCAAATCCTGGTTATGCGGTTGAGGAAACATATATTAGAAAACCAAATTCTAAAAAAGGAAAAATTCGAATCGCAATGGAGGATCTAATTTTTTCTTCCAGTTGGAAGCAGAGCAAAGCTCTAATTGTTCGATTACCTGATTATTACGGCCCAACTAGTAAAAATGCATATTTGAACCCTACCTTAGAAAGTTTAGCAGTGGGAAAACCTGCCTTGTTTATTGGCGATACAAATGTGAAACGAGAATATATTTATCTTCCTGATGCTGCAAAAATGATTGTGAACGTTGCCGCAAAAGATGAATCATTTGGCAGAAATTGGAATTTACCTGGGCAAACAATTTCAGCACAAGAGATTCAGAAAATTGCCCAAGAGATCACTGGTAAAAAAACTTTTTTGATACCTGTTGGAAAATGGATGTTAACGATTGTTGGTCTTTTTGATTCCTTTTTAAAGGAAGTCGTTGAAATGATGTATCTTACTGAGAATCCATTGGTACTTAGTGGAGCACAGTATGAGAAAGAGATTGGCAATATTCCTCTGACACCATTTTCTACTGGCATCAAAGAAACTTTTGCTTCGTATATAAATAAATAA
- a CDS encoding STAS domain-containing protein — MLKHEVKDGKLVVYLEGRLDVSVANEVEEGLMELIDNAGHRKVLLNMKDVEYMSSSGFRACISTLRKLNSKEGALKISNIKPAVKRIFDVIELTSLFDIYDSEDAALKAF; from the coding sequence GTGCTGAAACACGAAGTGAAAGACGGAAAACTAGTCGTTTATCTGGAAGGTCGATTGGACGTTTCTGTGGCAAATGAAGTGGAAGAGGGCCTTATGGAACTCATCGATAATGCGGGGCATAGAAAAGTCCTTCTGAATATGAAAGACGTTGAATATATGTCATCCTCTGGTTTCCGAGCTTGTATATCTACTCTCAGAAAACTTAATTCGAAAGAGGGTGCTTTAAAAATTTCTAATATCAAACCTGCGGTCAAACGTATCTTTGACGTGATCGAACTTACTTCTCTTTTTGATATTTACGATTCAGAAGACGCTGCGTTAAAAGCGTTTTAA
- the trpC gene encoding indole-3-glycerol phosphate synthase TrpC, with protein MNPVLHKIVETKQEEILLGKGKTLPPRKIPIRPWESNLKTNSISVIAECKKGSPSSGILRPDYDPVNIASIYESAGAGAISVLTDSQYFFGSLSDLTSVSESVSIPVIRKDFIIDPIQIDEAYAYGASAILLIVRILTPKELSSLHSFAKNLGLSVLVETHNREEVKIALDAGATTIGINTRDLDTFEIHKNLIEEIAPELDDSIIRVAESGIESYSDWQKYRGIVDSMLVGTYFMKSKDIAKDFRALLSGN; from the coding sequence TTGAATCCTGTATTACATAAAATTGTCGAGACCAAACAGGAAGAGATTCTCTTAGGAAAAGGGAAAACTCTTCCACCTCGAAAGATTCCTATTCGACCTTGGGAATCAAATCTCAAAACGAACTCCATTTCTGTTATTGCCGAATGTAAAAAAGGAAGCCCTAGTTCTGGGATTCTTCGCCCTGACTACGATCCCGTAAACATTGCCTCTATTTACGAATCCGCTGGTGCTGGTGCGATTTCTGTTCTCACGGACTCACAGTATTTTTTTGGATCCTTATCTGACTTAACCTCGGTTTCTGAGTCCGTTTCTATTCCTGTGATTCGAAAAGACTTTATCATTGATCCGATTCAAATCGATGAAGCTTATGCATACGGTGCTTCCGCCATTTTGCTCATTGTAAGGATTCTAACTCCAAAGGAATTATCATCTTTACATAGTTTTGCGAAAAATTTAGGTCTTTCTGTCCTTGTGGAAACCCACAACCGAGAAGAGGTAAAAATTGCACTTGATGCTGGAGCCACAACCATAGGAATCAATACCCGCGATCTTGACACATTTGAAATTCATAAAAACCTAATTGAAGAGATTGCTCCTGAATTAGATGATTCCATCATCCGTGTGGCTGAATCAGGGATAGAAAGTTATTCAGATTGGCAAAAATACAGAGGAATCGTTGACTCTATGTTAGTCGGAACTTACTTTATGAAAAGTAAGGACATTGCAAAAGACTTCCGCGCCCTCTTGTCAGGAAACTAA
- a CDS encoding antibiotic biosynthesis monooxygenase family protein, translated as MNQILIDRFQLPKEAKDVFLKRVKINRDFIKTLPGFLGDEVYFCEKNKNISFVTVAKWKDSDSLENAKALVFSEYQKQNFHMSDFLEKNSIQLEREIYEKI; from the coding sequence ATGAACCAAATACTAATTGACCGATTCCAGTTACCCAAAGAAGCAAAGGATGTTTTTTTAAAAAGAGTCAAAATTAATCGTGATTTTATAAAAACCTTACCTGGTTTTTTAGGTGATGAAGTATACTTTTGTGAAAAAAATAAAAATATCTCTTTCGTAACTGTAGCGAAATGGAAAGATTCAGATAGTTTAGAAAATGCTAAGGCACTCGTATTTTCAGAGTATCAAAAACAAAATTTTCATATGTCTGATTTTTTAGAAAAGAATTCTATACAGTTAGAAAGAGAAATTTACGAAAAAATTTAA
- a CDS encoding ATP-binding protein, protein MIWKQFLKGFVLFLLYIGTAKLGMEFFSFQPVNLAVLWIPSGIGLIGCLYFGFRFLPVIWLASFLANKDGLIQSQHGLDQFNLYLSICLTAGIDTLQSTLAYTFWIQKIRKSLNSAKDNFFFVTYVCFLSSLISILCLGGILYYFGYFYRLDLSDMVRTLIVITFGDTIGIFITVPFFMAWRKFRFGDLSIKLILWTTTFILVQLVIVYHFPYLFFLSFLILIYLGYRFQIRGVTLGVFLLYLSSILMTRLGVGPFVYSGAFDSYIYLISFLIPFSILSEFITLQYQRLITYRFELEKKVFDRTKLLRKQVFEKNKAIEALHTSEKLLSESNRTKDIFFSIIAHDLRNPLGAFKQLTELLYSDFDSYSDSEKKETIYDIQNSASMLYGLLEQLLDWARTQTGTMPFRPKQINLINIVSKITEQVESTIKKKNIHLVSDIPSELAYVYADSEMIQAILRNLITNSIKFTSENGNIKISVKQDDDGIRMECQDNGIGMDRFDLEKLFRVDAQLTRIGLEGEKGTGLGLILCSEFIKLHGGEIWATSEKGKGTTVSFRLPEKS, encoded by the coding sequence ATGATCTGGAAACAATTCCTAAAGGGATTCGTTTTGTTTCTATTGTATATAGGGACTGCTAAATTAGGAATGGAGTTCTTTTCCTTCCAGCCAGTGAACCTTGCGGTTCTTTGGATTCCTTCAGGGATTGGGCTGATTGGATGTTTGTATTTTGGGTTTCGATTTCTTCCTGTGATTTGGCTTGCGAGTTTCCTCGCGAATAAAGACGGGCTTATTCAAAGCCAACATGGTTTGGACCAATTCAACTTATATTTGAGTATCTGTCTGACTGCCGGAATTGATACCTTACAATCCACTTTAGCTTATACTTTCTGGATTCAAAAAATTCGCAAAAGTTTAAATTCTGCAAAAGATAATTTCTTTTTTGTTACTTATGTTTGTTTTCTTTCTAGTTTGATTTCCATTTTATGTCTTGGTGGAATTCTTTATTACTTTGGGTATTTTTATCGGTTAGATCTTTCCGATATGGTCCGGACATTAATCGTAATTACCTTTGGAGATACGATTGGAATTTTCATCACAGTGCCTTTTTTTATGGCATGGAGAAAATTCCGGTTTGGAGATTTGTCGATTAAACTGATCCTTTGGACCACCACTTTTATCTTAGTCCAACTCGTTATTGTTTATCACTTTCCTTATTTATTCTTTTTATCCTTTTTGATTTTAATTTACTTGGGTTACCGGTTTCAAATTAGAGGGGTTACCTTAGGAGTATTTTTATTATATCTTTCTAGTATTCTTATGACCCGACTTGGTGTTGGTCCGTTTGTATATTCTGGAGCATTTGACTCTTATATTTATTTAATTTCGTTTCTGATCCCGTTTTCTATTTTATCTGAGTTCATTACTTTACAATACCAAAGGCTGATAACCTATCGATTTGAGTTGGAAAAAAAGGTCTTTGATCGAACTAAATTACTCAGAAAACAAGTGTTCGAAAAGAATAAAGCAATCGAAGCCCTACATACTTCTGAAAAATTACTTAGTGAGTCAAACCGAACTAAAGACATATTTTTTTCCATCATTGCTCATGATTTAAGAAATCCATTAGGTGCTTTTAAGCAACTTACCGAACTTTTATATTCAGACTTCGATTCGTATTCCGATTCCGAGAAAAAAGAAACCATCTACGACATCCAAAACTCTGCATCGATGTTATATGGACTTCTCGAACAACTTTTGGATTGGGCAAGGACGCAGACCGGAACCATGCCATTTCGACCTAAACAAATTAATCTTATCAATATTGTATCAAAAATTACAGAACAAGTAGAATCAACGATTAAGAAAAAAAATATTCATTTAGTATCAGACATTCCATCTGAGCTTGCTTATGTTTATGCAGATTCCGAAATGATCCAAGCAATACTGCGAAATTTAATTACCAATTCGATAAAGTTTACAAGTGAGAATGGAAATATAAAAATTTCGGTAAAACAAGACGATGATGGAATCAGAATGGAATGCCAAGACAATGGAATTGGAATGGATCGTTTTGATTTAGAAAAATTATTTCGTGTGGATGCACAATTAACAAGGATCGGACTGGAAGGCGAAAAAGGAACTGGGCTTGGTCTCATACTTTGTAGCGAGTTTATTAAGTTACATGGTGGTGAAATCTGGGCCACCAGTGAAAAAGGAAAAGGTACAACTGTTAGTTTTCGATTACCCGAAAAATCTTAA
- a CDS encoding AraC family transcriptional regulator: MKQFLIWEDFATYRGEIFSTHRHSHFFIQISIPDSGSVGLRTIDGEWKSYNVVCIPSGISHEMRGGEGNLTLLYLDPLTTGYQLFFDRSLASNHTAFEVGDVFTENLKQQIRDILKSSNKDVRVQLLEMINKNFDQQANRKMDPRIQKSMQDVELDRFSLSHLAKEASLSVERYRHLFRQEAGVPFSAFKLWLKTKKAVDYLANHSHLSNAAYEGGFADQSHFTRIFRRSFGVSPSDFTKKKEPFQAIFFSK, from the coding sequence ATGAAACAATTTTTGATTTGGGAAGATTTTGCAACATACCGTGGTGAGATATTTTCAACCCATCGGCATAGCCATTTCTTTATTCAAATTAGTATTCCAGATTCAGGCTCTGTTGGATTACGCACAATTGATGGTGAATGGAAGTCATACAATGTTGTCTGTATACCTTCGGGTATAAGTCACGAAATGAGGGGTGGGGAAGGAAACCTTACACTGCTTTATTTGGATCCACTAACAACAGGTTACCAACTTTTTTTTGATAGGAGTTTAGCTTCCAATCATACAGCATTTGAAGTTGGTGATGTATTTACGGAAAATCTGAAACAACAAATAAGAGATATATTAAAATCATCAAATAAAGATGTCCGTGTACAACTTCTCGAAATGATAAATAAAAATTTTGATCAACAGGCAAATCGTAAAATGGATCCACGCATTCAAAAAAGTATGCAAGATGTAGAGCTTGATCGTTTTTCACTTTCTCATTTAGCAAAAGAGGCTTCTTTATCTGTTGAAAGATACCGACATCTTTTTCGGCAGGAGGCAGGTGTTCCTTTTTCTGCCTTTAAACTTTGGCTAAAAACAAAAAAGGCAGTCGACTATTTAGCAAATCATTCACATTTATCAAATGCTGCCTACGAAGGTGGTTTTGCTGACCAATCTCACTTCACTCGTATTTTTCGTCGCTCTTTCGGTGTTAGCCCTTCGGATTTTACTAAAAAGAAAGAACCATTTCAGGCAATTTTCTTTTCGAAGTAG
- a CDS encoding TfoX/Sxy family protein has product MAINEKLSDRVRKLMEGQTDVEEKKMFGGLCFMVNGKMCVCVRTDEIMCRIDPETFESILSKKKARPMIHNGHLMKGFVFVKEEDIKTKKEMESWIQLSLEYNKKSPPAKKKAKKKSLKKQSGQMLSK; this is encoded by the coding sequence ATGGCTATCAATGAGAAATTATCGGATCGTGTTCGAAAGTTAATGGAAGGTCAAACGGATGTGGAAGAGAAAAAAATGTTTGGCGGCTTATGTTTTATGGTAAACGGTAAAATGTGCGTCTGCGTAAGAACTGATGAAATCATGTGCAGAATCGATCCAGAAACTTTTGAATCCATACTTTCGAAAAAAAAAGCTCGCCCAATGATCCATAACGGACACTTGATGAAAGGATTTGTTTTTGTTAAGGAAGAAGATATAAAAACAAAAAAAGAAATGGAATCCTGGATTCAATTATCTCTCGAATACAATAAAAAATCTCCACCCGCTAAGAAAAAAGCCAAAAAAAAGAGTTTAAAAAAGCAGTCCGGCCAAATGCTTTCCAAATAA
- a CDS encoding AgmX/PglI C-terminal domain-containing protein encodes MKKQIPYQKEILLVTGTTLVLSIVYFFFLRPISNGNPMTLPTMDVDKKGLSPFHKREVNLTITKHKRKIQICYNLYLETNPKIEEGKIHFDWQIEPDGVPTKVELIQSDFTSDLFISCLQKEISSWEFPPPPERSRNTYAEYTFFFKKDVKVPK; translated from the coding sequence ATGAAAAAACAGATTCCCTATCAAAAAGAAATCCTTCTCGTCACTGGTACTACTCTTGTTTTGAGTATAGTGTATTTTTTTTTCCTTCGTCCCATTTCGAATGGGAATCCAATGACGCTGCCAACAATGGATGTGGATAAAAAAGGGCTTTCCCCTTTTCACAAAAGGGAAGTGAACCTCACCATCACCAAACACAAACGTAAAATCCAAATCTGCTACAATTTATACTTAGAAACAAATCCTAAAATCGAAGAAGGCAAAATCCATTTCGATTGGCAGATCGAACCCGATGGAGTTCCTACAAAAGTAGAGCTCATCCAATCCGATTTTACATCTGATTTATTCATCAGTTGTTTACAAAAAGAAATCAGTTCCTGGGAATTTCCACCTCCACCAGAAAGATCGCGTAACACCTACGCAGAATATACTTTTTTCTTTAAAAAAGATGTGAAAGTTCCAAAATAA
- a CDS encoding helix-turn-helix domain-containing protein, which produces MKIQSFYPSKPLSEFVQKYLIIESESGIENHILPSPHLVLSFQLSGSLQTTEFDHTYDLPRMGIAGFRKSARKISYSKKSSALLVLLTEIGAATFFQDPISDFYEKTLSLALFIPGRMVREIEEKLFECKSDLNRISIIENFLLQIKNERNIDPIVSETLLRIKNAKGNLKIRDIYRGLPSSLDSLEKKFKFSVGTTIKHYSNLIRIRSAISSYSNQINLTELSYISGYFDQSHFNKDFKLFTGESPKTFFQRKQIW; this is translated from the coding sequence ATGAAGATCCAAAGTTTTTACCCTTCCAAGCCACTTTCGGAATTTGTTCAAAAATATCTTATCATAGAATCTGAATCCGGAATAGAAAACCATATTCTACCTAGTCCACATCTTGTATTATCATTTCAACTTTCAGGATCCCTGCAAACTACTGAGTTCGATCACACTTATGATCTACCGAGAATGGGGATTGCCGGGTTTCGGAAATCAGCAAGAAAAATTAGTTATTCTAAAAAATCCTCAGCACTTCTGGTTCTACTGACAGAAATTGGCGCTGCCACATTTTTTCAGGATCCAATTTCCGACTTCTATGAAAAAACTTTAAGTTTAGCGCTCTTCATTCCTGGAAGAATGGTTAGAGAAATTGAAGAAAAGCTTTTTGAATGTAAATCTGACTTAAACCGGATTTCAATTATTGAAAACTTCTTACTTCAAATTAAAAATGAAAGAAACATTGACCCTATTGTTAGCGAAACCCTTTTAAGGATCAAAAATGCAAAAGGGAACTTAAAAATAAGAGATATATATCGCGGTTTGCCCAGTAGTTTAGACTCCTTAGAAAAAAAATTCAAATTTTCAGTAGGAACAACTATCAAACATTATTCAAATCTAATAAGAATTCGTTCAGCCATTAGTTCCTATTCGAATCAAATAAATCTAACGGAGCTTTCATATATCAGTGGTTATTTTGACCAATCCCATTTCAATAAAGATTTCAAACTCTTCACAGGAGAATCACCAAAGACATTTTTCCAACGTAAACAAATTTGGTAA
- a CDS encoding FG-GAP repeat protein, with the protein MLRSLFMKKMIGIWVILYSVSCHQLTLNNPCDQKSKSYRETLLLASVSETPIPFCGFSVRNSPKLWETQAYLKASNAEANDLFGNSVAISGDTIVVGAAGESSNQTTITNGNSASADNSAASSGAAYVFQRTGSSWAQEAYLKAPNAETTDFFGAAVAIDGNTILVSANQEDSNQITITNGPTASTDNTATSSGAVYVFQRSGTTWVQQAYLKPSNTGPNDQFGVSLAISGDTIVVGALLEDSDQLSITNGSAAPANEGATDSGAVYVFQRSGTTWSEQAYLKPSNTGANDRFGASVGISKDTIVVGANLESSNQTTITNGSGASSDDSAAYAGAAYVFQRTGASWTEEAYLKAPNADAGDKFGQKVAIDGDTIVVGAFSEASSQTTITNGTTASSDNSATLAGAAYVFERKGSTWTHQAYLKPPNTEADDRFGVTVAIQGNTILVGSIFEDNNQTTVTNGTMPNDGNSLSNSGAVYVFQRSGSNWAFRAYIKAPNADVEDRFGNAISFSGDTAVVGVNQEDSNQNTITNGPTASANNSALQSGAAYVFFRK; encoded by the coding sequence TTGCTTCGTTCGTTATTCATGAAAAAGATGATAGGAATCTGGGTCATTCTCTATTCCGTCAGTTGCCACCAATTAACATTAAATAACCCTTGTGATCAAAAATCAAAGAGTTATCGAGAGACCTTATTACTTGCTTCCGTATCGGAAACTCCTATTCCCTTTTGCGGATTCAGCGTTCGTAATTCTCCAAAACTCTGGGAAACGCAGGCCTATCTCAAAGCATCGAATGCTGAAGCAAACGATCTCTTCGGAAATTCCGTAGCCATCTCTGGCGATACGATCGTGGTGGGAGCTGCAGGTGAGTCAAGTAACCAAACGACAATTACGAATGGAAACTCTGCGAGTGCTGACAACTCTGCAGCGTCTTCGGGTGCCGCTTATGTCTTTCAAAGAACTGGTTCCTCTTGGGCACAGGAAGCCTACTTAAAAGCACCTAATGCAGAAACAACGGATTTTTTTGGAGCTGCCGTTGCCATTGATGGAAATACCATCCTTGTTAGTGCCAACCAAGAAGATAGCAATCAAATCACAATTACAAATGGACCTACTGCAAGTACAGACAATACAGCTACTAGTTCTGGTGCGGTTTATGTGTTTCAAAGGTCAGGCACTACATGGGTACAACAGGCCTACTTAAAACCCTCCAATACAGGCCCCAATGATCAGTTTGGAGTTTCCCTTGCCATCTCAGGGGATACCATTGTTGTGGGAGCTTTATTAGAGGATAGCGACCAATTAAGCATTACCAATGGGTCAGCAGCTCCGGCAAATGAAGGAGCCACGGATTCAGGGGCTGTGTATGTGTTCCAAAGATCAGGCACTACCTGGTCAGAGCAAGCCTATCTGAAACCATCTAATACTGGAGCAAATGATCGATTTGGCGCATCTGTTGGTATATCAAAAGATACAATCGTTGTCGGTGCCAATTTAGAGTCGAGCAATCAGACCACAATCACAAACGGATCTGGCGCCAGTAGTGATGACTCGGCAGCCTATGCAGGTGCGGCTTACGTCTTCCAAAGGACAGGTGCCAGTTGGACCGAAGAAGCCTATCTAAAAGCACCTAACGCAGATGCCGGTGATAAATTTGGTCAAAAAGTTGCCATCGATGGAGACACGATTGTTGTTGGTGCCTTTTCTGAAGCAAGCAGCCAGACCACAATCACAAATGGGACTACGGCTAGTTCCGACAACTCAGCGACACTGGCAGGTGCCGCTTATGTGTTCGAAAGAAAGGGTTCTACTTGGACCCACCAAGCCTATCTCAAACCTCCCAACACTGAAGCAGACGATCGTTTTGGTGTCACAGTTGCGATTCAGGGAAATACAATCTTAGTTGGTTCCATTTTTGAGGACAACAACCAAACAACGGTCACCAATGGAACGATGCCAAACGATGGTAACAGCCTATCCAATTCAGGTGCGGTATATGTGTTCCAAAGGTCTGGATCCAATTGGGCATTCAGAGCTTACATCAAGGCACCCAATGCGGATGTCGAAGACCGGTTTGGCAATGCGATTTCTTTTTCAGGAGATACCGCCGTCGTTGGGGTGAACCAAGAAGACAGCAATCAAAATACAATTACCAATGGACCAACAGCCAGTGCAAACAACTCGGCTTTACAATCTGGTGCTGCCTATGTGTTTTTTAGAAAGTAA
- a CDS encoding helix-turn-helix domain-containing protein: protein MKNGFGDQLREWRNLRKKSQLELALDAEISSKHIRFLETGRANPSKEMIHRLSDAIHFILKQQEPYPAILINSIWNVLRLNHSAKDLFAILFPGSFMICQNLLELIFHLDGFRKETMSHLASAVGN, encoded by the coding sequence ATGAAAAACGGATTCGGAGACCAATTAAGGGAATGGAGAAATCTTCGTAAAAAAAGCCAACTGGAATTGGCCTTGGATGCGGAAATTTCAAGCAAACACATCCGCTTTCTGGAAACCGGAAGGGCAAATCCCAGCAAAGAAATGATTCATCGACTTTCGGATGCAATTCATTTCATTCTGAAACAACAAGAACCTTATCCAGCAATACTTATTAATTCAATTTGGAATGTACTTAGATTGAATCATTCCGCGAAGGATCTGTTTGCTATTTTATTTCCCGGATCGTTTATGATTTGTCAGAATCTTCTGGAATTGATTTTTCATCTTGACGGTTTTAGAAAGGAAACGATGTCTCATCTCGCATCTGCCGTAGGAAACTAA
- a CDS encoding TetR/AcrR family transcriptional regulator produces the protein MEVETNKLQSRRVEIIAAAIRVFSSLGFYKATTADIAESASISQPYIFKFFKSKEDLYLAALDEAFGRIQREFEKIQVTQVSSNIQLEMITSYERLMADFPQEIHLQTQAFGISEPSIRNKTKESFAKLYQLVLEKFQKAGIPDPDYSAKVFLAKGLFCNLGLVLDLAELKF, from the coding sequence GTGGAAGTAGAAACAAACAAACTCCAGTCTAGAAGAGTAGAAATCATCGCTGCCGCAATCAGAGTTTTTTCTTCTCTTGGTTTTTACAAGGCAACGACAGCTGACATTGCAGAATCAGCTTCAATTTCCCAACCTTATATTTTTAAATTCTTTAAATCGAAGGAAGACTTGTATCTTGCCGCTTTGGATGAGGCTTTCGGAAGAATCCAGAGGGAATTTGAAAAAATTCAAGTAACACAAGTTAGTTCAAACATACAATTGGAAATGATAACTTCATATGAACGATTGATGGCAGATTTTCCACAAGAAATTCATTTACAGACACAAGCCTTTGGGATTTCGGAACCCTCAATCCGCAACAAAACCAAAGAATCTTTCGCGAAATTATACCAGCTAGTTTTAGAGAAATTTCAAAAAGCAGGAATTCCTGACCCCGATTATTCAGCGAAAGTATTTCTGGCAAAGGGACTTTTCTGCAACCTTGGGCTAGTTTTGGATTTAGCGGAGCTAAAGTTCTAA
- a CDS encoding DUF3592 domain-containing protein has translation MNLTFSALSLDWTNPKFLVPLVFVGIGFGILVYILKISIASIHLKRKGTKTKGTVVGYKDVGADKYGKKSKALLVRVEVGMNVWEFQSLLYWVVPPYSVGDTVPVLYLITNSEIPTSRLDNWEELFADAILLGAIALVLLVLGSLLLFNYNPDV, from the coding sequence ATGAACCTAACATTTTCCGCCTTGTCCTTGGATTGGACCAATCCTAAGTTTCTTGTACCTTTGGTTTTTGTCGGAATCGGATTCGGAATTCTGGTTTATATCCTTAAAATTTCGATTGCTTCCATCCACCTAAAAAGGAAAGGAACGAAAACGAAAGGCACAGTCGTCGGCTACAAAGATGTAGGTGCTGACAAATATGGAAAAAAATCGAAAGCTTTGCTCGTTCGTGTAGAGGTTGGTATGAATGTCTGGGAATTCCAATCTCTCTTGTACTGGGTGGTACCACCATATTCTGTCGGTGATACGGTTCCTGTATTGTATTTGATTACGAATTCTGAAATACCCACTTCACGTTTAGACAATTGGGAAGAACTCTTTGCGGACGCCATCCTTTTGGGTGCGATTGCTTTAGTATTACTTGTCTTGGGAAGTTTGCTACTTTTCAATTATAATCCAGATGTTTAA